From the Octadecabacter antarcticus 307 genome, one window contains:
- the uxaC gene encoding glucuronate isomerase, translating into MPILDENRLFPTDPTVRALARDLYEAVKDLPIISPHGHTDPRWFAENAAFPDPAQLLVTPDHYVFRMLHSQGVALEDLGVPRVDGGVIEQDGRRIWRLFAANYHLFRGTPSRIWVDHALQEVFGVDERLSAASADAIYDHIDASLKTDAFRPRALFERFNIEAISTTESAIDDLTWHKMIRDSGWNGKVVTAYRPDAVIDPDFDGFADNVAKMGEIAGEDATIWDGYLAAHRNRRSFFKSFGATSSDHGHPTARTEDLPKAEAAGLFDKALQGKCTPEEADRFRGHMLTEMARMSLDDGLVMQIHPGAVRNHSTGVLAKFGRDKGYDIPSRTDYVTALRPLLDAVGAEVGLTLILFTLDETSYARELAPMAGVYPALRLGPPWWFHDSYEGMMRFREMATETAGFYNTVGFNDDTRAFCSIPARHDVARRVDCSFLATLVETGRLDRDEAQEVAHDLTYRLAKQAYKL; encoded by the coding sequence ATGCCGATTCTGGATGAAAACCGTCTGTTTCCGACGGACCCGACCGTTCGGGCCTTGGCGCGGGACCTGTACGAGGCGGTCAAGGATCTGCCCATCATCAGCCCGCATGGCCACACGGACCCGCGATGGTTCGCCGAGAACGCAGCCTTTCCCGATCCGGCACAATTGCTCGTCACCCCCGATCACTATGTGTTTCGCATGCTTCATTCGCAGGGGGTCGCGCTTGAGGATCTGGGCGTGCCGCGCGTCGATGGCGGGGTCATCGAGCAGGACGGCCGCAGGATCTGGCGTCTGTTCGCGGCCAATTACCATTTATTCCGTGGCACGCCGTCGCGCATCTGGGTGGATCACGCCCTGCAAGAAGTTTTCGGCGTGGATGAACGCCTGTCGGCTGCATCCGCCGATGCTATCTACGACCATATCGACGCAAGCCTGAAGACCGACGCATTCCGCCCGCGCGCGCTATTCGAGCGGTTCAATATCGAGGCGATTTCGACCACCGAAAGTGCAATTGACGATCTGACGTGGCACAAGATGATCCGCGACAGCGGTTGGAACGGCAAGGTCGTCACGGCCTATCGCCCCGATGCGGTCATCGATCCGGACTTCGACGGATTTGCCGACAACGTCGCCAAAATGGGCGAGATAGCAGGCGAGGATGCCACCATTTGGGATGGGTATCTTGCCGCGCACCGCAACCGTCGCTCGTTTTTCAAGTCGTTCGGGGCCACGTCGTCGGATCATGGGCATCCGACCGCCCGCACAGAAGACCTGCCCAAAGCAGAGGCGGCGGGGCTGTTCGACAAGGCCTTGCAGGGCAAATGCACACCCGAAGAGGCGGACCGGTTCCGTGGTCATATGCTTACTGAAATGGCGCGGATGTCGCTGGATGACGGGCTAGTGATGCAGATCCATCCCGGTGCGGTGCGCAACCATTCCACAGGCGTGCTGGCCAAGTTTGGCCGCGACAAGGGTTACGATATCCCGTCACGCACCGATTACGTCACCGCCTTGCGCCCGCTGCTCGACGCCGTGGGTGCAGAGGTGGGGCTGACCCTTATTCTGTTCACGTTGGACGAGACCTCTTATGCGCGCGAACTGGCCCCCATGGCCGGCGTCTATCCAGCGTTGCGCCTTGGCCCACCGTGGTGGTTCCACGACAGCTACGAAGGCATGATGCGGTTCCGCGAAATGGCCACAGAGACTGCCGGTTTCTACAACACGGTCGGCTTTAATGACGACACCCGCGCATTTTGTTCCATTCCCGCCCGCCACGATGTGGCGCGTCGGGTTGATTGTTCGTTCCTTGCCACACTGGTCGAAACCGGCCGGTTAGACAGGGACGAAGCACAAGAGGTCGCCCACGACCTCACTTACCGGCTTGCCAAGCAAGCATACAAGCTCTGA
- a CDS encoding TRAP transporter substrate-binding protein, producing the protein MTYTKTLGAALLASVALTTNAFGCEITFRSSDTHPQGYPTVAAVEAMGALLEERSGGRLCIEVFHSAQLGEEKDTIEQTQFGVIDMNRVSLGPFNNIIEETQVPSLPYIFRSTEHMHNVMDGPVGQQILDAFSDHDLVGLAFYDGGSRSFYNSERPINSIEDLAGMKFRVMQSDMFVDMVAALGANATPMPYGEVYSAIQTGVIDGAENNWPSYDSSGHFEVAQYYTLDQHLIVPEVLVMAKSTFDALSAEDQELVRQAARDSVPMMRDLWAAREAESEERVRAAGVEVITDIDKTPFIEAMVPVYEKYVTSPALQQMVLDIQATE; encoded by the coding sequence ATGACTTATACAAAAACTCTTGGTGCAGCCCTGCTGGCCAGCGTAGCGCTGACGACCAATGCCTTTGGTTGTGAGATCACGTTCAGGTCGTCCGACACCCACCCCCAGGGCTACCCGACAGTCGCTGCCGTAGAGGCGATGGGCGCACTGCTCGAAGAGCGCTCTGGCGGGCGTCTTTGCATTGAGGTCTTCCACTCTGCGCAGTTGGGCGAGGAAAAGGACACCATCGAGCAGACCCAGTTCGGTGTGATCGATATGAACCGCGTCTCTCTCGGGCCGTTCAACAACATCATCGAAGAGACGCAAGTGCCGTCTTTGCCTTACATTTTCCGCTCAACCGAGCATATGCACAACGTGATGGACGGTCCCGTGGGCCAGCAAATCCTTGACGCGTTCAGTGACCACGATCTGGTCGGTCTGGCGTTCTACGACGGTGGTTCGCGCAGCTTCTACAACTCCGAGCGTCCCATCAACTCGATCGAGGATCTGGCGGGCATGAAGTTCCGAGTGATGCAGTCGGATATGTTCGTGGACATGGTTGCGGCTCTGGGCGCCAACGCGACTCCGATGCCCTACGGTGAGGTTTACTCCGCTATCCAGACCGGTGTGATCGACGGCGCCGAAAACAACTGGCCGTCCTACGACAGCTCGGGCCACTTTGAAGTCGCGCAATACTACACGCTCGATCAGCACCTGATCGTGCCGGAAGTTCTGGTGATGGCGAAGTCCACGTTCGATGCGCTCTCTGCCGAGGATCAGGAACTGGTGCGTCAGGCAGCCCGCGATTCCGTTCCTATGATGCGTGATCTTTGGGCCGCCCGCGAGGCTGAGTCCGAGGAGCGCGTGCGTGCGGCCGGTGTCGAAGTCATCACTGACATCGACAAAACGCCGTTCATCGAAGCAATGGTTCCAGTCTACGAAAAGTATGTGACCTCGCCCGCATTGCAGCAAATGGTCCTCGACATTCAGGCGACTGAATAA
- a CDS encoding TRAP transporter small permease, giving the protein MQKTMETVALWTGRLAHLALWAAGTGLVLMTALIAAQVFWRHVLNDSIVWTEPASVMIMGWFIFLGAAVGIREGYHLSFDVVLYVLPHGAKMVLFSLSDIAVAGFGCGMIWFGWQLAAKTAGNMLPSLGISGAYDFAPIVAGGLLIALFSAERVFRRAAGLPTARFGDDAEAA; this is encoded by the coding sequence ATGCAGAAGACGATGGAAACGGTCGCGCTTTGGACAGGGCGCTTGGCACACCTTGCCCTATGGGCGGCAGGTACCGGGCTGGTATTAATGACCGCCCTCATCGCGGCGCAGGTATTTTGGCGTCACGTCCTCAATGACAGCATAGTCTGGACGGAACCCGCATCTGTGATGATTATGGGCTGGTTCATCTTTCTCGGTGCCGCGGTGGGTATCCGTGAAGGGTATCATCTGTCGTTCGATGTGGTGCTTTATGTGTTGCCGCACGGCGCGAAGATGGTGCTTTTTTCGCTTTCGGACATAGCGGTTGCTGGATTTGGCTGCGGAATGATCTGGTTCGGCTGGCAGTTGGCGGCCAAAACGGCAGGCAACATGTTGCCTAGCCTTGGCATATCTGGGGCCTATGACTTCGCCCCGATCGTGGCGGGCGGCCTGCTGATTGCCCTGTTCTCGGCAGAGCGTGTGTTCCGCCGTGCCGCCGGCCTGCCTACCGCACGTTTCGGCGACGATGCGGAGGCTGCGTAA
- a CDS encoding cupin domain-containing protein: MHDHPHVQSTYVEAGCFTFTVGDVMHDLGQGDSVVIPSGVRHGCLCTEAGTLIDTFTPRRDNFL; the protein is encoded by the coding sequence TTGCACGACCATCCCCATGTGCAGTCCACTTATGTCGAGGCGGGGTGTTTCACCTTTACGGTAGGCGACGTCATGCACGATCTGGGGCAGGGTGACAGCGTGGTGATCCCGTCAGGCGTGCGCCACGGATGCCTGTGCACTGAAGCTGGAACGCTAATTGATACCTTCACGCCCCGTCGCGACAATTTCCTTTAG
- the kduI gene encoding 5-dehydro-4-deoxy-D-glucuronate isomerase, with translation MLKTETRHAIDPATAKTLDTERLRDHFHVGGLFADGEINLVYSHYDRLILGSAVPAGKSLTLDKVAAAGTATILERREMGVLNIGDTGSVSVAGETYDLENGEVLYIGMGAGPVKFLGEGRFYVLSAPAHQTYPTTLIKLKDARRVEMGARETANERVIIQFLHPEVCKSCQLLMGYTQFAEGSVWNTMPAHLHDRRMEAYLYFQLPENQRVFHLMGEPSQTRHIVIANEEAVISPPWSVHAGAGTSSYTFCWAMAGADVICVGRRTCDETLGRITDAGGSASSVLVDFADPMAGQGLFDGQPIDILVNNAGIIRRNDAVDFTEDDWDAVMDVNLKALFFTTQAFAKAALARGGQGRVVNIASLLSFQGGIRVPSYTASKHGVAGLTKLLANEWAAKGINVNAVAPGYIETNNTEALRADPERNKSILDRIPAGRWGEASDIAGAAVYLCTPAAGYVHGAVLNVDGGWLAR, from the coding sequence ATGCTCAAAACCGAAACACGCCACGCCATCGATCCCGCCACGGCCAAGACGCTCGACACCGAGCGGTTGCGCGACCATTTCCACGTAGGCGGTCTGTTCGCGGACGGCGAGATCAATCTGGTCTACAGCCATTACGACCGCCTTATCCTCGGCTCTGCGGTGCCTGCGGGAAAGTCGCTGACTCTGGACAAGGTCGCGGCTGCGGGGACCGCCACGATCCTCGAACGGCGCGAGATGGGAGTGCTGAACATTGGCGACACTGGCAGCGTGTCGGTGGCCGGTGAAACCTACGATCTGGAGAACGGCGAGGTTCTGTATATCGGGATGGGCGCGGGCCCGGTGAAATTCCTCGGGGAGGGGCGCTTCTATGTACTGTCGGCGCCGGCGCATCAGACCTATCCCACGACACTCATCAAGCTCAAGGATGCGCGGCGCGTCGAAATGGGCGCGCGCGAGACCGCAAACGAGCGCGTCATCATCCAGTTTCTGCACCCCGAGGTCTGCAAATCCTGCCAGTTGTTGATGGGCTACACGCAGTTCGCCGAAGGGTCGGTCTGGAACACGATGCCCGCCCACCTGCACGACCGCCGGATGGAGGCCTACCTTTACTTCCAACTACCTGAAAATCAGCGCGTTTTTCACCTGATGGGTGAGCCATCACAGACCCGCCACATCGTCATTGCAAACGAAGAGGCGGTGATCTCGCCGCCTTGGTCGGTCCATGCAGGTGCTGGCACGTCGTCCTACACGTTCTGCTGGGCGATGGCTGGAGCAGATGTGATCTGTGTGGGCCGCCGCACCTGTGACGAGACTTTGGGCAGGATTACGGACGCAGGTGGCTCGGCGTCATCGGTGCTGGTGGATTTTGCTGATCCGATGGCGGGCCAAGGGCTGTTCGACGGCCAGCCTATCGACATTCTGGTCAACAACGCAGGCATCATCCGTCGCAACGATGCGGTGGACTTTACCGAAGACGACTGGGACGCGGTGATGGATGTGAACCTCAAAGCGTTATTTTTCACCACGCAGGCGTTTGCCAAGGCGGCGCTGGCGCGCGGCGGGCAGGGCCGTGTCGTCAACATCGCGTCACTGCTTTCGTTCCAAGGTGGTATTCGTGTACCCAGCTACACTGCGTCCAAGCACGGCGTCGCGGGGCTGACCAAACTGCTGGCCAACGAATGGGCCGCCAAAGGCATCAATGTGAACGCAGTAGCACCGGGATATATTGAAACCAACAACACCGAAGCCCTGCGTGCGGACCCCGAGCGCAACAAGTCGATCCTTGACCGTATTCCGGCGGGCCGTTGGGGTGAGGCGTCTGACATCGCGGGCGCTGCTGTCTATCTGTGCACGCCTGCGGCGGGATACGTGCACGGCGCGGTTCTCAATGTGGATGGAGGCTGGCTTGCCCGCTGA
- a CDS encoding mannitol dehydrogenase family protein, whose product MEAGLPADGQNTRAQARPATGIVHLGLGAFFRAFGCVYIADAMAASGGNWGIVGVSLRSPDTRDALRASDWSYTSVSLAPEGDKLREIAVLNDVLVAPENPKAVIAAMADPAVKIVTLTVTEKGYCHNPATGALNLDHPDIRHDLAYDLPVSAPGYLVCALAARHVAGVAPFTVLTCDNLPENGKLVRGLVLELAARIDPALANWIATEGRFPSTMVDRITPATTGADIARIATLTGVADAAPVMHESFSQWAVEDNFVNGVRPDLEAAGVEMVRDVTAHEHMKLRMLNGTHSALAYAGYLAGHDTIADTMADPVFADYARALWAEIMPTVTAPESVSLTAYAEALFDRYANPAIRHRTWQIAMDGSQKLPQRILGTLHENLAEGRKADGLCVALAAWMRYVSGTDEAGQPIDVRDPLADRLRNLAAGQDTPADVVTAILSVEDIFPADLADQLRGPVSKAAEKIWSNGVRTTVQGVT is encoded by the coding sequence ATGGAGGCTGGCTTGCCCGCTGACGGTCAGAACACACGCGCGCAGGCGCGTCCCGCGACGGGTATTGTTCATCTGGGTCTGGGCGCGTTCTTTCGCGCGTTCGGCTGCGTGTATATCGCCGACGCCATGGCGGCATCGGGAGGCAATTGGGGCATTGTCGGGGTGTCCCTGCGCAGCCCCGACACCCGCGATGCGCTTCGTGCGAGTGATTGGTCGTACACCTCCGTCAGCCTTGCACCCGAGGGTGATAAGCTGCGTGAGATTGCAGTGCTCAACGACGTGCTTGTGGCGCCGGAAAACCCGAAGGCGGTGATTGCCGCGATGGCGGATCCGGCCGTGAAGATCGTCACGTTGACCGTCACTGAAAAGGGCTATTGCCACAATCCGGCAACTGGCGCGCTGAACCTAGATCACCCCGATATCCGGCACGATCTGGCCTATGACCTACCGGTTTCCGCGCCGGGGTATCTGGTGTGCGCCTTGGCGGCGCGGCACGTCGCCGGTGTCGCTCCGTTCACCGTTTTGACCTGCGACAACCTGCCCGAGAACGGCAAGCTGGTGCGTGGTCTGGTGCTGGAGCTTGCGGCGCGGATTGATCCTGCCCTAGCGAACTGGATCGCGACCGAAGGGCGGTTCCCTTCCACGATGGTGGACCGGATAACGCCTGCCACAACGGGCGCGGACATTGCCCGTATTGCCACCTTGACTGGTGTCGCCGACGCGGCTCCCGTGATGCATGAATCCTTCTCCCAATGGGCGGTCGAGGACAATTTCGTTAACGGCGTGCGCCCTGATCTTGAGGCCGCCGGCGTCGAGATGGTCCGCGACGTGACCGCCCATGAACACATGAAGTTGCGGATGCTGAACGGCACCCATTCGGCGCTGGCCTATGCCGGTTATCTGGCAGGTCACGACACCATCGCTGATACCATGGCCGATCCAGTCTTCGCCGACTACGCCCGTGCGCTTTGGGCCGAAATTATGCCCACTGTCACAGCCCCCGAAAGCGTCAGCCTGACGGCATACGCCGAGGCGCTTTTTGATCGCTATGCCAACCCCGCGATCCGTCACCGCACATGGCAAATCGCCATGGACGGCAGCCAGAAACTGCCGCAACGCATCCTTGGCACGCTGCACGAAAATCTGGCTGAGGGTCGGAAAGCTGACGGGCTTTGCGTCGCGTTGGCCGCTTGGATGCGCTACGTGAGCGGCACGGACGAGGCAGGCCAACCTATCGACGTGCGTGACCCTTTGGCCGACCGCCTGCGCAACCTTGCAGCGGGGCAGGACACTCCGGCAGATGTCGTCACCGCGATCCTGTCGGTCGAGGATATCTTCCCTGCGGATCTGGCCGACCAACTGCGCGGCCCTGTGTCTAAAGCGGCAGAAAAGATATGGTCCAACGGCGTACGTACTACTGTGCAAGGGGTCACATAA
- the uxuA gene encoding mannonate dehydratase, giving the protein MIESWRWYGEFDSIPLSDVAQTGARGIVTALHGIPYGEVWPQDAIVARKALVTEAGFDWVVVESLPIHERIKRGDGDLSQLFANYRQSMANLAAEGITTICYNFMPLLDWTRTDLAAPVAGGATCLRFEAVRMAAFEVHMLGRRAAEDDYPDDILAKAAAWFQAANDADRAALLAAIMAGLPGAFDRYDVDGLKAALAAYDGIGRDALRANYQRFLNEVVPTAEELGVRLCVHPDDPPRDILGLPRIVSNGDDLEWVLKAYDSPANGITLCSGSLGANPANDVPVIAGKVAHRIHFAHLRNVRKDPDGSFEEAAHLDGDTDMVALVRVLLDEEARRCDVGRADHAIPFRPDHGHHMLSDLARDLIPGYPLIGRLRGLAELRGVMRALSHG; this is encoded by the coding sequence ATGATCGAAAGCTGGCGGTGGTACGGCGAGTTTGACAGCATTCCCCTGTCGGACGTGGCGCAGACGGGTGCACGCGGGATCGTGACGGCGCTGCATGGCATTCCTTACGGTGAGGTTTGGCCACAAGACGCGATTGTCGCGCGAAAGGCGCTGGTGACGGAGGCGGGTTTTGACTGGGTCGTGGTCGAAAGCCTGCCCATTCACGAACGCATCAAACGCGGTGATGGGGATTTGTCGCAGCTCTTTGCCAATTACCGCCAGTCGATGGCCAATCTTGCGGCAGAAGGGATCACGACAATCTGCTATAACTTCATGCCGCTTCTGGACTGGACCCGCACCGATCTGGCCGCACCTGTGGCAGGCGGTGCCACTTGCCTGCGGTTCGAAGCGGTCCGCATGGCCGCGTTCGAGGTTCACATGTTGGGCCGTCGTGCCGCCGAGGACGATTATCCGGACGATATACTGGCCAAGGCGGCCGCGTGGTTTCAGGCCGCTAATGATGCGGATCGCGCAGCCCTTCTGGCCGCGATCATGGCCGGATTGCCCGGCGCGTTCGACCGCTACGATGTGGATGGATTGAAGGCCGCGTTGGCCGCCTATGACGGGATCGGTCGAGACGCTTTGCGGGCCAATTACCAACGCTTCCTCAACGAGGTCGTGCCCACCGCGGAAGAGTTGGGGGTGCGGCTGTGCGTGCACCCCGACGACCCGCCGCGCGACATTTTGGGACTGCCGAGGATCGTGTCGAACGGGGACGATCTGGAGTGGGTGTTGAAAGCCTACGACAGCCCTGCGAACGGGATCACTCTGTGTTCAGGCTCTCTTGGGGCGAACCCCGCCAACGATGTGCCCGTGATTGCTGGAAAAGTCGCCCATCGCATCCACTTTGCCCATCTGCGCAACGTGCGCAAAGACCCTGATGGGTCGTTCGAGGAGGCGGCGCATCTGGATGGTGACACAGACATGGTGGCGCTGGTCCGAGTGTTGCTGGATGAAGAGGCGCGACGCTGCGATGTGGGACGCGCCGATCACGCGATCCCGTTCCGGCCGGATCATGGCCACCACATGCTGTCCGACCTCGCGCGCGATCTGATTCCGGGCTATCCGTTGATCGGACGTTTGCGCGGTCTGGCCGAATTGCGCGGCGTGATGCGGGCGTTGTCCCATGGCTGA
- a CDS encoding SAF domain-containing protein — translation MIKFGQFIGQATVAIAAGDHVHTHNCVFANPEKDYAIGADLAAAQRAIPHTDLLTFSGYAR, via the coding sequence GTGATTAAATTCGGGCAGTTCATCGGCCAAGCGACGGTGGCGATTGCCGCAGGTGACCATGTTCACACCCACAATTGCGTCTTCGCGAATCCTGAAAAAGACTATGCCATCGGTGCTGATCTGGCCGCAGCGCAACGGGCGATCCCGCACACCGACTTGCTGACCTTCAGCGGCTACGCCCGCTAG
- a CDS encoding UxaA family hydrolase, with translation MATVNRSATVIRRAASEIAASRLLEDYASVDGVVALAHGTGCGMANSGWGFDILDRVLWGHAIHPNVGATVFVGLGCEVMQIAGMQSHSGTAGTDRFHALTIQDTGGTRATIDAIKTHVALLHGA, from the coding sequence GTGGCGACTGTGAATCGTTCCGCCACTGTCATCCGCCGTGCCGCATCCGAGATCGCGGCGAGCAGGCTACTGGAAGACTACGCCAGCGTTGACGGTGTCGTCGCTCTGGCCCACGGAACCGGCTGCGGCATGGCCAACAGCGGCTGGGGATTTGATATTCTTGACCGTGTGCTGTGGGGGCATGCGATCCATCCGAATGTGGGCGCGACCGTGTTTGTCGGTCTGGGCTGTGAAGTCATGCAGATCGCGGGGATGCAGTCGCATTCTGGCACTGCGGGCACCGACCGGTTTCACGCGCTGACCATTCAGGACACCGGTGGTACCCGTGCAACGATCGACGCGATCAAGACGCATGTGGCGTTGTTGCATGGAGCATGA
- a CDS encoding L-idonate 5-dehydrogenase, producing MRAVVIHAAQDLRIEEQSPLPAPAAGEVRINMAVGGICGSDLHYYNHGGFGAVRLRQPMVLGHEVSGHIATVGDGVTGLVPDQLVAVSPSRPCAKCDYCLRGQPNHCENMRFYGSAMPYPHIQGAFSQELIVDASQCVPADDLSPEAAAMAEPLAVCLHAMRQAGDLVGKTVLVTGCGPIGALTILAARRAGAAKIIATDLSNYTLDMAEKCGADVVLNLASDSDALAPFTAGKGQIDVQFECSGAPAALASGVAALRPKGTLVQLGMGGDMTIPMQAITAKELTLRGSFRFHSEFATAVAMMQKGLIDVTPLITHKFSLDDSIDAFEMAKDRSQAMKVQITFT from the coding sequence ATGCGAGCAGTCGTCATTCACGCAGCACAAGATTTGCGGATCGAAGAACAATCCCCCTTGCCCGCGCCAGCCGCAGGCGAAGTCCGCATCAATATGGCTGTCGGTGGCATCTGCGGGTCCGACCTGCACTACTACAATCACGGCGGCTTCGGGGCGGTGCGCCTACGCCAACCCATGGTGCTGGGCCACGAAGTATCCGGCCACATCGCAACTGTCGGCGACGGCGTCACAGGGCTCGTCCCCGACCAGCTGGTAGCGGTCTCCCCATCACGGCCATGCGCCAAGTGCGACTACTGCCTGCGCGGCCAACCCAACCACTGCGAGAACATGCGCTTTTACGGCAGCGCAATGCCCTACCCCCACATCCAAGGCGCATTCAGCCAAGAGCTCATCGTCGACGCCAGCCAATGCGTCCCCGCCGATGACCTAAGCCCCGAAGCCGCTGCCATGGCAGAGCCCTTGGCCGTTTGTTTGCACGCGATGCGCCAAGCAGGCGACTTAGTTGGTAAGACGGTTTTGGTCACAGGGTGTGGGCCCATCGGTGCGCTCACAATCCTCGCCGCGCGCCGCGCCGGAGCTGCGAAAATCATTGCGACCGATCTGTCAAACTACACACTCGACATGGCCGAAAAATGCGGCGCAGACGTTGTGTTGAACTTGGCGAGTGACAGCGACGCGCTTGCCCCCTTCACCGCTGGCAAAGGCCAGATCGACGTGCAGTTCGAATGCTCTGGCGCTCCAGCGGCGCTTGCGTCAGGTGTCGCGGCGTTGCGCCCAAAGGGAACACTCGTACAACTTGGCATGGGCGGAGATATGACCATCCCGATGCAAGCGATCACGGCCAAAGAGTTAACCCTGCGTGGGTCGTTCCGGTTTCACAGCGAATTCGCAACAGCCGTGGCAATGATGCAAAAAGGGCTGATCGACGTCACCCCTTTAATCACGCATAAATTCAGCTTGGACGACTCAATAGATGCGTTCGAAATGGCTAAAGATCGCAGCCAAGCCATGAAGGTTCAGATCACCTTTACCTGA
- a CDS encoding SDR family oxidoreductase, giving the protein MSLSLFDLTGQRVLITGSSQGIGFALAMGMAAAGAEIILNGRDASKLAQAAKDLGGTVQVLAFDVTDHDAVRAAVDAFETESGPIDILINNAGMQHRGELEEFPADAFERLLQTNVASVFHVGQAVARHMIKRGKGKIINIASVQTALARPGIAPYTATKGAVGNLTKGMATDWAKHGLQCNAIAPGYFDTPLNAALVADPEFSEWLAKRTPSGRWGKVEELVGAAVFLSSAASSFVNGHTLYVDGGITASL; this is encoded by the coding sequence ATGAGCCTCTCTCTTTTTGACCTGACGGGTCAGCGCGTTTTGATCACCGGGTCTAGTCAGGGCATCGGTTTTGCCTTGGCAATGGGTATGGCGGCGGCTGGGGCCGAAATTATCTTGAACGGACGTGATGCGAGTAAGCTAGCGCAAGCGGCAAAAGACCTTGGCGGCACTGTGCAAGTCTTGGCCTTTGACGTGACCGACCATGACGCAGTGCGTGCGGCAGTCGATGCGTTTGAGACAGAGTCAGGCCCGATCGATATCCTGATCAACAACGCAGGCATGCAGCATCGTGGTGAGTTGGAAGAGTTTCCCGCAGATGCGTTTGAGCGGTTGTTGCAAACCAATGTCGCCAGTGTGTTCCACGTTGGCCAAGCGGTGGCGCGTCATATGATCAAACGCGGCAAAGGCAAGATCATCAACATTGCGAGTGTGCAAACTGCCCTCGCGCGCCCCGGTATTGCGCCTTACACGGCGACGAAAGGGGCGGTGGGCAACCTAACCAAAGGCATGGCGACGGACTGGGCGAAACATGGGTTACAGTGCAACGCAATCGCACCCGGTTATTTTGACACGCCACTGAATGCCGCCTTGGTTGCGGACCCCGAATTTTCCGAGTGGCTGGCCAAGCGCACGCCGTCAGGCCGCTGGGGTAAGGTCGAAGAATTAGTGGGCGCTGCGGTGTTTTTGTCGTCGGCTGCGTCCAGTTTTGTGAATGGGCATACGCTTTATGTGGACGGCGGGATCACCGCGTCGCTTTAG
- a CDS encoding LysE family translocator: MLAFAAAVFFLIISPGPGVLSTAGVGAAYGYRNGLAYVAGLFAGSNLVAMLVISGVTATALALPWLRTTLLIASLGYLLWLAWRIASAGAQIGFIEARTPLGFWNGLALQPINPKAYVVNTTLFTGFSFMPDALWLETAIKLLIMNLIWIPLHLGWLGAGISLRRLDLGPQAQRRVNITMALSMLVAVGLALWSQT; encoded by the coding sequence TTTCTTCCTGATCATCTCCCCTGGTCCGGGTGTTTTATCGACCGCAGGCGTCGGTGCGGCCTATGGCTACCGTAACGGGCTGGCCTACGTCGCAGGGCTATTTGCAGGCAGTAATTTGGTGGCGATGCTTGTGATCTCAGGCGTCACAGCAACCGCACTTGCCTTGCCGTGGCTACGCACAACACTGCTGATCGCCTCACTCGGATACCTACTGTGGCTCGCTTGGCGCATTGCCAGCGCGGGCGCGCAAATTGGCTTTATCGAGGCCCGCACGCCGCTGGGGTTTTGGAACGGTTTGGCCCTGCAACCGATCAACCCCAAAGCCTATGTCGTGAACACAACTTTGTTCACCGGCTTTAGCTTTATGCCCGACGCCCTATGGCTAGAGACGGCGATCAAACTGCTGATCATGAACCTGATCTGGATACCCTTGCACCTTGGCTGGCTTGGCGCGGGGATCAGCTTACGCCGCCTTGACCTTGGCCCGCAGGCGCAACGCCGCGTGAACATCACGATGGCGCTGTCGATGCTGGTCGCGGTCGGTCTGGCGCTTTGGTCGCAGACCTAA